A section of the Leptospira noumeaensis genome encodes:
- a CDS encoding M16 family metallopeptidase codes for MMSKLRIFFLCFSLQFLPLFSQDQFFGTSESQFREKIKTVRLDNGLTVVMMKRGTSPTVALYIKFLVGAVDETPEEAGTAHLLEHMLFKGTKTVGTSNYEKEEKYQKQIEVWGTELDDLKLKIRDLTTRGESVPTSLQNEKETLERRLKNLIQLQDEFIVKNEDSYIYEQNGEVGFNAYTSQDVTNYQIQLPNNRIEVWAKIESDRLKHPILREYYTERDVVIEERRMRTDDSGAGVLREKFFSIAFESHPYRKPVIGYSTGLPFLKIEDTKAFFQKHYTPDRMVISIVGQFDFDETESIIRKYFSELKPGKSRPIQKVEEKSFPGEKRFKVYHPSGSQMMMGFLKPPYPHKDNSSFDVLSTVLTSGTGSRLYKRLVLEEKLALSVGAANGYPGERYQNYFVFFIKPREDAKPEVIESIIWEELSKIKEKGVPKEELDKVKNQMVSDFIKTLDENASIADLLSYYQLLYGDWAGLFRQYSSIMKTSSSDIQSLVPTYLSKEKVVIGILEDVRKKSE; via the coding sequence ATGATGTCGAAATTACGAATCTTTTTCCTTTGTTTTTCTCTACAATTTTTACCTCTTTTCTCTCAGGACCAATTTTTTGGAACCTCTGAATCCCAGTTTCGTGAAAAGATAAAAACCGTTCGTTTGGACAATGGACTCACCGTTGTCATGATGAAACGGGGAACTTCTCCCACAGTGGCTTTGTACATTAAATTTCTTGTGGGTGCGGTGGATGAAACCCCAGAAGAAGCAGGAACCGCCCACCTTTTGGAACATATGTTATTCAAAGGTACAAAAACAGTAGGAACTTCGAATTACGAAAAAGAAGAAAAATACCAAAAACAAATCGAAGTTTGGGGAACGGAACTCGATGATCTCAAACTTAAAATTCGTGATTTGACAACTCGTGGTGAGTCAGTTCCCACTTCTTTACAAAATGAAAAAGAAACCTTGGAACGCCGATTAAAAAATCTCATCCAATTACAAGATGAGTTCATTGTAAAAAACGAAGATTCTTATATTTATGAACAAAACGGGGAAGTAGGATTCAATGCCTATACTTCCCAAGATGTTACCAATTACCAAATCCAACTTCCCAACAACCGAATTGAAGTTTGGGCAAAAATTGAATCTGATCGGTTGAAACATCCGATTTTACGCGAATACTATACAGAAAGAGATGTTGTGATCGAAGAACGTCGGATGCGAACAGACGATAGTGGAGCTGGTGTCCTTCGCGAGAAATTTTTTTCCATCGCTTTTGAAAGCCATCCTTATAGAAAACCTGTCATTGGTTATTCCACAGGTCTTCCTTTTTTGAAGATAGAAGACACAAAAGCATTCTTTCAAAAACATTATACCCCTGATCGAATGGTGATTTCTATTGTCGGTCAGTTTGATTTTGATGAAACAGAGTCCATCATTCGAAAGTATTTTTCTGAATTAAAACCAGGGAAATCAAGACCTATCCAAAAGGTGGAAGAAAAATCTTTTCCCGGTGAAAAAAGATTCAAAGTCTATCACCCTTCAGGAAGCCAAATGATGATGGGTTTTCTAAAACCCCCATACCCTCATAAAGACAATTCCTCTTTTGATGTATTGTCCACAGTCCTTACTTCTGGAACTGGTTCCAGGTTGTACAAACGCCTTGTGTTGGAAGAAAAATTGGCACTCAGTGTGGGAGCGGCCAATGGTTATCCAGGAGAAAGATACCAAAACTATTTTGTATTTTTTATAAAACCGAGAGAAGATGCCAAACCAGAAGTCATAGAAAGTATCATCTGGGAAGAACTTTCCAAAATCAAAGAAAAGGGAGTTCCTAAAGAAGAACTGGATAAAGTAAAAAATCAAATGGTTTCTGACTTTATCAAAACCTTAGATGAAAATGCAAGTATCGCCGATCTCTTGAGTTACTATCAATTGTTATACGGAGATTGGGCGGGACTTTTCCGCCAATATTCCTCTATTATGAAAACCTCATCTAGTGATATCCAATCCCTTGTCCCCACTTATCTTTCCAAAGAGAAAGTAGTCATCGGTATTTTGGAAGACGTAAGGAAAAAATCAGAATGA
- a CDS encoding lipoprotein: MNKTISRMILSFAILTFVWSCKSKETKEVPQTKDTENEVILEFTKAKEGFLSESLFQVAVSSVLPSESERTEEAKTIAEQKSLNLLKTFTIPNLSDKGRKELREISKEGKIVDKNVSVGGRYFFLYQIQKPNLKRLVTKDLE, from the coding sequence ATGAACAAAACTATATCAAGGATGATTCTATCTTTTGCCATTCTCACTTTTGTTTGGAGTTGTAAATCCAAAGAAACCAAAGAAGTTCCACAAACAAAAGATACAGAAAACGAAGTGATTCTCGAATTTACAAAAGCAAAGGAAGGATTCCTTTCTGAATCATTGTTCCAAGTAGCTGTATCTAGTGTTCTTCCCTCTGAATCAGAAAGAACAGAAGAAGCAAAAACCATTGCGGAACAAAAATCTCTCAACTTGTTAAAAACATTTACCATCCCCAATCTTTCCGATAAGGGACGTAAAGAATTACGTGAGATTTCTAAAGAAGGAAAAATTGTAGATAAGAACGTTTCTGTGGGAGGAAGGTATTTTTTCTTATACCAAATCCAAAAACCAAACTTAAAACGCCTAGTGACAAAAGACTTAGAATAA
- the mpl17 gene encoding cell surface protein MPL17: MKQFRNFSLLFLLVSLGFGFRDLILNDLKADPLDAHPIEISVKPKSAGKYELELYLPKDYGFQMEAPHRIFLSGADGLKVLNADLKLKGPVHPKKTEYFEYVKPLTFQVEGKGKLQLDGKLFYCNFVKNICIPAKVNKSFSI; the protein is encoded by the coding sequence ATGAAACAATTTCGGAATTTTAGTTTGTTATTTCTTTTGGTTTCTTTAGGATTTGGTTTTCGGGATCTCATTTTGAATGACCTGAAAGCCGATCCCCTAGATGCCCATCCCATTGAAATTTCTGTCAAACCGAAGTCAGCGGGAAAATATGAGTTGGAACTATATTTACCAAAAGACTATGGGTTTCAAATGGAAGCACCACATCGCATTTTTTTGTCAGGTGCTGATGGTTTAAAAGTTCTAAATGCAGATTTAAAATTGAAAGGGCCAGTGCACCCGAAAAAAACAGAATACTTTGAGTATGTAAAACCCTTAACCTTCCAAGTGGAAGGTAAGGGAAAGTTGCAACTAGATGGGAAATTGTTTTATTGTAACTTTGTGAAGAACATTTGTATCCCAGCTAAGGTAAACAAATCATTTTCTATCTAA
- a CDS encoding DNA methyltransferase — protein sequence MAGAGRLLKDSDKIVFGEFWTAKQRQGHPIHHTVSYRASFKPELPSFFMREFLKKKNRVVYDPFGGRGTTAIQANIEGHVAVHNDIHPLSIFLASARQYVPKLEDLEKKLNSLDLDKEVEDDPFDVNLLPFFHPRTLREIKNLKLLMAEDQSVEMKFISLIALSRLHGHSTGFFSVYTFPQVSIPPEAQAKNNIKRGQSPEYRPIKPRIYQKMKRDLALPIPPFYHEFSKNNLYSLNSANSVPDIESESVDLIVTSPPFLDKVDYEGDNWLRHWFLDIKKSKDRKLSIFSNLNDWNEFIRSTLKESARVLKKGSYMVMEVGEVKKGNSILYLDEDVVRMAEGTGLVWNKTYVHTQSFTKLSNCWQVSNNEKGTNSNRCVVLRKVL from the coding sequence ATGGCAGGAGCAGGCAGATTACTAAAGGATTCCGATAAAATTGTATTTGGTGAGTTTTGGACTGCAAAACAACGCCAAGGACATCCAATTCATCATACCGTAAGTTATAGAGCATCATTTAAGCCAGAACTTCCTTCTTTTTTTATGAGGGAATTTCTAAAAAAGAAAAATAGGGTCGTTTATGATCCGTTTGGTGGTAGGGGAACTACTGCCATTCAAGCAAACATTGAAGGACATGTGGCAGTTCATAACGACATCCACCCGTTGTCTATTTTCCTTGCCAGTGCTAGACAATATGTTCCCAAACTAGAAGACTTAGAGAAAAAATTAAACTCTTTAGATTTAGACAAGGAAGTAGAAGATGATCCATTCGATGTAAACCTACTTCCTTTTTTTCATCCAAGAACATTAAGAGAAATTAAAAATTTAAAACTCCTGATGGCGGAAGATCAGTCCGTAGAAATGAAGTTTATTTCACTCATTGCGCTCTCTAGGTTACATGGCCACAGCACGGGATTTTTTTCGGTGTATACTTTTCCACAAGTATCAATTCCACCGGAAGCTCAGGCTAAAAATAATATCAAACGTGGACAATCTCCAGAATATCGTCCGATCAAACCTCGAATTTATCAAAAGATGAAACGAGATTTGGCATTACCAATTCCACCGTTTTATCATGAATTTTCTAAAAACAATTTGTATTCCTTAAATTCAGCAAATTCTGTTCCTGATATCGAATCGGAATCGGTAGATTTAATTGTGACTTCACCACCTTTCCTTGATAAGGTGGACTATGAGGGAGACAATTGGTTACGCCACTGGTTTCTCGACATTAAAAAGTCAAAAGACAGAAAACTCAGTATCTTTAGTAATTTAAATGATTGGAATGAGTTCATTCGATCCACTTTAAAGGAATCGGCTAGGGTCTTAAAAAAAGGATCCTATATGGTAATGGAAGTGGGCGAAGTCAAAAAAGGAAATTCGATTCTTTATTTGGATGAGGATGTGGTTCGGATGGCAGAGGGAACAGGTCTTGTTTGGAATAAAACCTATGTCCATACCCAAAGTTTCACAAAACTTTCCAATTGTTGGCAAGTTTCCAATAACGAAAAAGGCACAAATTCCAACCGTTGTGTGGTTTTACGAAAAGTTTTATAA
- a CDS encoding RluA family pseudouridine synthase — translation MSSYQSLIRYPYTGRTVFEFLTTKFPYHSPDEWTYLLAENRVKVRGEIASGDLILLEGDSVSYEPIPGRIQEPEVDTNYTILKETEDFLFVDKPGNLPMHPAGRYRTRTLLNLLEESYPKVIPVHRLDRETSGVVVFAKTEESRTWLQKKFESREVKKEYLAVVRGKFDREVFLEGYIGKDLDSAIRKKMKFSLEEFLDSKSVSTNFIPLSYNESQNISLVLVRPVTGRIHQIRVSLLYLGYPILGDKLYGPRETAFLDFVQSGLTKELLAELGAERQLLHAHSVSYMDEGTSQQIVVKSKPLPEIESLFGVESCFNYL, via the coding sequence ATGAGTTCTTACCAATCTTTGATTCGTTACCCCTACACGGGTCGGACAGTATTCGAATTTCTTACCACCAAATTTCCCTACCATAGCCCCGACGAGTGGACGTATTTACTCGCAGAGAACCGTGTCAAAGTGCGCGGTGAAATTGCTTCAGGAGACCTTATCCTTCTGGAAGGGGATAGTGTCAGTTACGAACCAATCCCTGGACGAATCCAAGAGCCGGAAGTAGATACAAACTATACCATCCTAAAGGAAACAGAAGATTTCCTCTTTGTCGACAAACCCGGTAATTTGCCAATGCATCCGGCGGGAAGATACCGCACTCGTACTTTATTAAATCTTTTGGAGGAGTCGTATCCCAAAGTCATTCCCGTCCACCGGTTGGATCGTGAAACTTCTGGTGTTGTGGTGTTTGCAAAAACGGAAGAAAGTCGCACCTGGCTCCAAAAGAAATTTGAGTCGAGAGAAGTGAAAAAAGAATACTTGGCTGTAGTGCGTGGAAAGTTTGATCGGGAAGTTTTTCTCGAAGGATATATTGGCAAGGATTTGGATTCAGCAATCCGAAAGAAAATGAAATTTTCTTTGGAAGAATTTTTGGATTCCAAATCAGTCTCTACGAATTTTATACCTTTAAGTTATAATGAATCACAAAATATCAGTTTGGTGCTAGTCAGGCCAGTGACTGGTCGGATTCATCAAATCCGTGTCAGTCTTCTGTATTTGGGTTATCCCATTCTTGGAGATAAATTGTATGGGCCAAGGGAAACTGCGTTTTTAGATTTTGTTCAGTCTGGGCTCACGAAAGAATTGTTAGCAGAGCTAGGAGCAGAAAGACAACTTTTACATGCGCATAGCGTAAGTTATATGGATGAGGGAACTTCTCAACAAATAGTTGTGAAATCAAAACCATTACCGGAAATAGAGTCCCTCTTCGGTGTTGAATCTTGTTTTAACTATTTGTAA
- a CDS encoding PilZ domain-containing protein gives MDKEIKDLEGILKVITALFGKLPAYIINSEKEYPVKIIALKNKALVINTNLKFPNRDRVLTVVHNGSKFLAHFIVAGGDGNGIEILTPTKIQITAASRQGSRVDTSQTQAGMVVSNIINVNDVSKAIGFDDKKVDAILLAYRTKLAKAFPLSSIFFAGRMDNRLRLMHHYDKDIFIVDRKEKSTASPAFFPFDEYLRIFENSKIADSFTSEICVPIKYKGYVHLGYVQVLSEKPLDLEIYKQIQTFANAVSRDIISTGVFQESRDVCQVMDLSMGGISFIHSPSRSFSRSVTLNGTILFDLNLEAGKKVTIRGIIKNIRNQETNFRVGCQFYNLTEKDVEVLEEFLNVGKEEETNVVTQESAESTSENETTEGSEQNSTSEVSTEESSEANSAVDEPGDPFGAAMEESLLGEGLSPEENTNTEP, from the coding sequence ATGGATAAGGAAATCAAAGACCTCGAAGGGATTCTAAAGGTGATTACCGCTTTGTTCGGTAAACTGCCTGCTTATATCATCAATTCCGAAAAAGAATACCCAGTCAAAATCATCGCCTTAAAAAATAAAGCTCTCGTCATCAATACCAATCTGAAATTTCCAAACAGGGATAGGGTTCTTACCGTAGTTCACAATGGCAGTAAGTTTTTAGCTCATTTTATTGTAGCAGGTGGTGATGGAAACGGAATCGAAATTCTAACACCAACAAAAATTCAAATCACAGCAGCTTCCAGACAAGGTTCTCGTGTGGATACGAGTCAAACCCAAGCGGGTATGGTGGTTTCTAATATCATCAATGTGAATGATGTCTCAAAAGCCATTGGATTTGATGATAAAAAAGTGGATGCGATTCTTTTGGCATACCGAACAAAATTAGCCAAAGCCTTTCCTTTATCTTCCATTTTTTTTGCCGGCCGAATGGACAACCGTCTCCGGCTCATGCACCATTACGATAAGGACATTTTTATTGTTGATCGTAAGGAGAAATCTACAGCGTCTCCGGCTTTTTTTCCTTTTGATGAATATTTAAGAATTTTCGAAAATTCTAAAATTGCAGATTCTTTTACTTCTGAAATTTGTGTCCCTATTAAATACAAAGGATATGTCCATTTAGGTTACGTTCAAGTTTTGTCAGAAAAACCACTAGATTTAGAAATTTATAAACAAATTCAAACATTTGCCAATGCAGTCAGTCGTGATATCATTAGTACAGGAGTTTTTCAAGAGTCACGAGATGTTTGCCAAGTCATGGATTTAAGTATGGGTGGTATTAGTTTTATCCATTCTCCTTCGCGATCTTTTTCTAGGTCGGTGACTTTGAATGGAACCATCCTCTTTGACTTAAATTTAGAGGCGGGAAAAAAAGTTACCATTCGTGGAATCATAAAAAACATCCGGAACCAAGAAACAAACTTCCGAGTGGGTTGTCAGTTCTATAACCTAACAGAAAAAGACGTAGAGGTTTTAGAAGAATTTTTAAATGTAGGAAAAGAAGAAGAGACAAACGTTGTGACGCAAGAATCGGCTGAATCTACTTCGGAAAATGAAACTACAGAAGGATCAGAGCAGAATTCAACATCCGAAGTTTCTACTGAAGAATCATCGGAAGCCAACAGTGCAGTGGATGAACCTGGAGATCCGTTCGGTGCCGCGATGGAAGAATCTCTTTTAGGGGAAGGACTTTCACCAGAAGAAAACACGAATACCGAACCATAA